One genomic region from Halobacteriovorax vibrionivorans encodes:
- a CDS encoding D-alanyl-D-alanine carboxypeptidase, which yields MIKILLLALALNTSANTIKDLEKEFLQKGDTLSYYIADENGKVISSNENQNLIPASIFKIFSAYYILDKLGTNFHFSTSISYRGDIENGTLKGDLILNTSGDPYLLTPQIFDLIESVAQEGIKKVDGNLVVVNNFVNIERIGTVGLDDQPYNQSISGFNLNFNRFKSIGRSTQKSIFPKHDGFQTISSQKSLGPGVGFKNQNKNNQDIEKWQYTNTKDYFVEVPIRNSLAFNAYYFKKQLEQRGISTSGIKITNKEQSETKRLNTIKSPSSLDLVKLAMEYSNNLFIETLTLKATNKENLADAAKKMIKDLKIKTKGKIENSSGLTTETRITPKEIVNFIQENANQKFGSHYFINLLSITGHSGSLHRKYLNDDGFEKFRYKTGSIDYVYNICGQSFEKTKRTFCIMINNLQKRKLVDGKNTNRTERLREEAKGWRRAKERFSELLLLQM from the coding sequence ATGATCAAGATATTACTTCTGGCCTTGGCCCTTAATACTAGTGCAAACACAATCAAAGATTTAGAAAAAGAATTTCTACAAAAAGGCGACACGCTGAGCTATTACATTGCAGATGAAAATGGAAAAGTAATTTCATCTAATGAAAATCAAAATTTAATACCAGCCTCTATTTTTAAGATTTTCTCGGCATATTATATTCTCGATAAACTTGGAACAAATTTTCATTTTAGTACGTCGATTAGCTATCGTGGCGATATTGAAAATGGCACTTTAAAGGGTGATCTCATTTTGAATACTTCTGGAGACCCATACCTATTAACACCACAAATCTTTGACTTGATTGAATCTGTTGCACAAGAAGGAATAAAAAAAGTAGATGGTAACCTTGTGGTGGTTAACAATTTCGTTAATATTGAACGTATTGGAACCGTAGGTCTAGATGATCAACCATACAATCAAAGTATTTCAGGCTTTAATCTAAATTTTAATCGTTTTAAATCAATTGGACGCTCAACACAGAAATCAATTTTCCCAAAACATGATGGCTTTCAAACAATAAGTTCACAGAAATCACTTGGCCCAGGTGTTGGCTTTAAAAATCAGAATAAGAACAATCAAGATATTGAAAAGTGGCAATATACGAATACAAAAGATTACTTTGTTGAAGTACCCATAAGAAACTCTTTAGCATTTAATGCTTACTATTTTAAAAAGCAACTTGAGCAAAGAGGTATAAGCACTTCAGGAATTAAGATTACAAATAAAGAACAAAGCGAGACAAAAAGACTTAATACAATAAAGTCACCATCTTCTCTTGATCTTGTTAAGTTGGCCATGGAGTACTCTAATAACCTTTTCATTGAGACTTTAACTTTGAAGGCAACAAATAAAGAAAACTTAGCAGATGCTGCAAAGAAAATGATTAAAGATCTTAAAATTAAAACAAAAGGTAAAATCGAAAACAGTTCAGGACTGACAACAGAAACAAGAATAACACCAAAAGAAATCGTAAACTTTATCCAAGAGAATGCAAATCAAAAATTTGGTAGTCATTACTTCATCAACTTACTTTCAATCACAGGGCATAGCGGTTCTCTCCATCGTAAATATCTTAACGATGATGGCTTTGAGAAATTCCGCTATAAAACAGGCAGCATCGATTATGTCTATAATATCTGTGGCCAAAGTTTTGAAAAAACAAAGAGAACATTTTGTATAATGATTAATAATTTGCAAAAAAGAAAGTTAGTCGATGGTAAGAATACCAATAGGACAGAAAGACTCAGAGAAGAAGCTAAAGGTTGGCGTAGAGCTAAAGAACGATTTAGCGAGCTCCTCTTACTTCAAATGTAG
- a CDS encoding PhnD/SsuA/transferrin family substrate-binding protein — protein sequence MRSIKSLILILILSFSSLNLEASKTEVKVGMYIIPPFYSRTDQVASGILVDLIKYLNENQNKFQFKIVETSPRRRYRDLENGIYDIIFFENSIWGWSNRNIKLNETKVFATGKDYYIAKKDPRLKNQQVIFANLREKVILLKSGFHYGFLKFKSYDVKDKNLIYTNSLEGNIKNILRGKGDITVINDSFLKMYLKTHPKDKDKLVVSEKIDQVHNFKVLARPNSPISIDEIEKLFPLLKNSTYLREVLHLK from the coding sequence ATGAGATCGATTAAGAGTTTAATTCTTATTCTTATATTGTCATTTTCAAGCTTGAATCTTGAAGCATCGAAAACTGAGGTAAAAGTAGGAATGTATATTATTCCACCTTTTTATTCTCGTACAGATCAAGTTGCGTCAGGAATTCTTGTGGATTTAATTAAGTACCTCAATGAAAATCAAAATAAGTTTCAATTTAAGATCGTTGAAACATCTCCTCGAAGAAGGTATCGAGATCTTGAAAATGGTATTTATGATATTATATTTTTCGAAAATTCGATCTGGGGATGGAGCAATAGAAATATAAAGTTAAATGAAACAAAAGTTTTTGCTACCGGTAAGGACTACTATATCGCTAAAAAAGATCCAAGGCTAAAAAATCAACAAGTAATATTCGCTAATCTTCGTGAAAAAGTTATTCTACTAAAGAGTGGATTCCATTATGGTTTTCTGAAGTTTAAATCATATGATGTTAAGGATAAGAATCTCATTTACACAAACTCTCTTGAAGGAAATATAAAGAATATTCTTAGAGGTAAGGGAGATATTACAGTCATTAACGACTCATTTCTAAAAATGTATTTAAAGACACATCCAAAAGATAAAGATAAACTTGTGGTTAGTGAAAAAATAGATCAAGTTCATAACTTTAAAGTTCTGGCACGTCCCAATAGTCCTATTTCAATAGATGAGATCGAAAAATTATTTCCATTATTGAAAAACAGTACATACTTAAGAGAAGTTCTACATTTGAAGTAA
- a CDS encoding sensor histidine kinase → MKPTIKRSSYLIPMIVGVVLCLCFSGLAFIVFDRYIKQNDIDFKEHRKSISKQIVESLKVPVWNLNSQYIGNISQAFIYDDEESVVSIKIEDEEGNLLSEVNREHPVGNGVLPHQIMTEEFDIIYRDRLIGKAIIDFSNISIVRDSGKIFSFLGLWFSLTLFFTLLIVAIVCYYLLIKPLNYFVSTLKRNANGEYGIVKEDFYLSELSILAKTLNYATKEIKFRDEKLQQYNDELGERIAEKSRELYIQKERSLVSERLASLGQMAAGIAHEINNPLFIISGNIARLKRQLGDDSSKANDFLSKIDNATTRISEIVTSMKTLSRSDSLNEKEFVEVKELESIVGTICNSRLTEKNIEMSFHYEDGHRVYANKTQLYQVLVNLINNSIDAVENLDERFIHVKFFNTESKQIVEVVDSGDGIPQEIVHRIMDPFFTTKDVNKGTGLGLSLSHEMMVKNGGELIYDDSSKKTTFTLTLPLSTGVN, encoded by the coding sequence ATGAAGCCAACCATTAAACGCTCTTCTTATTTAATCCCAATGATTGTTGGAGTTGTCCTTTGTCTTTGTTTTTCAGGTTTAGCTTTTATTGTTTTCGACAGGTACATCAAACAAAATGATATAGACTTTAAAGAACACCGTAAGTCGATCTCAAAGCAGATTGTTGAATCTCTTAAAGTTCCAGTATGGAACTTGAATTCTCAGTATATAGGTAATATCTCTCAAGCATTTATTTATGATGATGAGGAATCAGTTGTTTCTATTAAAATAGAAGATGAAGAAGGTAACTTGCTATCTGAAGTCAATAGGGAGCACCCAGTTGGCAATGGAGTTTTACCTCATCAAATTATGACTGAAGAGTTTGATATTATTTATCGAGATCGACTTATAGGAAAGGCCATTATCGATTTTAGCAATATCTCAATTGTTCGTGATAGTGGAAAGATATTTTCATTTTTAGGACTATGGTTTAGTTTAACTCTTTTTTTCACTTTGCTTATTGTTGCAATCGTTTGTTATTACTTACTAATCAAACCACTAAATTACTTTGTTTCAACTCTAAAGAGAAATGCTAATGGAGAGTATGGAATTGTAAAGGAAGACTTTTATCTTTCTGAATTATCGATACTTGCAAAAACTCTTAATTACGCCACAAAAGAGATCAAATTTAGAGATGAGAAATTACAGCAATATAATGATGAATTAGGTGAAAGAATCGCTGAGAAGTCGAGAGAGCTTTATATTCAAAAAGAGAGAAGTCTCGTTTCAGAAAGGTTAGCAAGTCTTGGACAAATGGCCGCAGGGATTGCTCATGAAATCAATAATCCACTTTTTATAATCTCCGGGAATATTGCAAGGCTTAAAAGACAATTAGGTGATGACAGTAGCAAAGCGAATGATTTTTTAAGTAAAATTGATAATGCTACGACACGAATAAGCGAGATTGTAACGAGTATGAAAACTCTTTCTCGATCTGATTCATTGAATGAAAAAGAGTTTGTTGAAGTAAAAGAATTAGAGTCGATTGTTGGTACGATTTGTAACAGTCGACTTACAGAAAAGAATATTGAAATGTCATTTCATTATGAAGATGGCCATCGAGTTTACGCTAATAAAACACAATTATATCAAGTTCTTGTGAATCTAATAAATAACTCTATTGATGCAGTTGAAAATCTAGATGAAAGATTTATTCACGTTAAGTTTTTTAATACTGAAAGTAAGCAGATTGTTGAAGTTGTTGATAGTGGAGATGGTATTCCACAAGAGATCGTTCATCGTATAATGGATCCATTCTTTACTACTAAAGATGTAAATAAGGGAACAGGACTTGGACTCAGTTTATCTCATGAGATGATGGTTAAAAATGGTGGAGAGCTTATCTATGACGACTCTTCAAAGAAAACAACTTTTACCTTAACTCTTCCTCTTTCCACAGGAGTGAATTAA
- a CDS encoding LysE family translocator, with protein MITKILTSFIFIVAPLVYSPGPANITLAGLGGTFSFKKTLPFILGLWLSTISGLLICLYGATDFIMKHKTLMTYLPIFGALYLFYMAYKSLTSIKKISIEDNQEEDESLKGPSFIEGVIFQALNPKFLVFTISVYSPFIDEGTLFLSLFSVILFIGGASAHLAWFFLGNRLSHILGGKTAQYFFGFLLIGVGIWMVSSSFK; from the coding sequence ATGATAACCAAAATTCTCACTAGTTTTATTTTTATTGTTGCACCTCTTGTGTACTCACCGGGGCCTGCCAACATAACCCTTGCTGGACTTGGCGGCACCTTTAGTTTCAAAAAGACGCTACCTTTCATCTTAGGACTATGGCTTTCAACGATCTCTGGACTACTAATTTGTCTATATGGAGCGACTGACTTTATCATGAAGCATAAGACGCTCATGACATATCTTCCAATATTTGGAGCTCTCTATTTATTCTATATGGCCTATAAGAGCCTAACGAGTATTAAAAAAATTTCAATTGAAGATAATCAAGAAGAAGATGAAAGTTTAAAAGGTCCATCATTTATTGAAGGTGTTATCTTTCAGGCCTTAAATCCTAAATTTTTAGTATTTACGATAAGTGTATATTCACCCTTCATAGATGAAGGAACACTTTTCCTTTCATTGTTTAGTGTGATTTTATTTATAGGCGGGGCCAGTGCACACTTGGCGTGGTTCTTTTTAGGTAATCGTTTATCACATATTTTAGGTGGCAAAACAGCGCAATACTTCTTTGGTTTCCTTCTGATTGGTGTTGGAATTTGGATGGTATCTTCTAGTTTCAAATAA
- the priA gene encoding replication restart helicase PriA: MQDVNKLNAQHYCQVAVNYPKLPSILTYKTLGEEIPVGSLVEVPLGRRKAKGVVTEFNISNEDLEATLAKYKLKPVNEVLAPEFSLSKSEMKLYSWMSRYYHYNLGQLVWDCLPKILKRPREVETEFGLNQDFEHELSPDQKPIYENISARLESGFDRFLIHGVTGSGKTLIYLHLIKEVLKKGKSVLFLLPEINLTPQFMETFKKYLDCPVLPYHSGVTPSHKNSIWKFLKKSDRPVLLMGVRSSVFLPVENLGLVIVDEEHDSSFKQTDRCPYNGRDVAIKKAQLFNAPVVLGSATPSLENYFTFTQLKPDNYFKLEKRVAGGFPEIELLDSRSHGQKKDMDALSIWPFEKKSMDMISEALDRDEQVLVFVNRLGFSNYLQCRSCGYKFEDPNTGVPLRYFKNKNILSSSHSDYQIPRPEICPECGNMNLLQKGFGTERLQEVLQDFYPQKKIERFDRDEITNLEKLEDKLDRFHKGEIDIFVGTQMLSKGHNFKKVNLVLILGTDSMLNFPDFRAMEKAYQMIVQILGRAGRYSNHAKVAIQTMLPDNTMFDFIKSHSFNGFYDYELNTREFGLFPPYTKMANIHVSGRNREKIISDLTHEINRLRMLIDKMGIDAQVWGPTPAMIERRANLFTWSMTLMCKNGGELNQVLQVFRSQNKIDYSFSVKIDVDPMDT; encoded by the coding sequence ATGCAAGACGTTAACAAGCTGAACGCTCAACATTATTGCCAAGTCGCGGTCAACTATCCAAAGCTTCCAAGTATCTTAACCTATAAAACCTTAGGAGAGGAGATTCCTGTCGGCTCTCTTGTGGAAGTACCTTTGGGGAGACGAAAGGCCAAAGGTGTCGTGACAGAATTTAATATCTCTAATGAAGATCTTGAAGCAACTCTTGCAAAGTATAAACTAAAACCTGTTAATGAAGTATTAGCTCCAGAGTTTAGCTTATCAAAAAGTGAAATGAAGCTTTATTCTTGGATGTCTCGCTATTATCACTATAATCTTGGACAGCTTGTTTGGGATTGTTTACCTAAGATTTTAAAGAGACCACGAGAAGTAGAGACAGAGTTTGGACTTAATCAAGACTTTGAACATGAATTAAGTCCTGACCAGAAACCAATTTATGAAAATATAAGTGCAAGGCTTGAATCTGGCTTTGATCGTTTCCTTATTCATGGAGTAACGGGCTCTGGTAAGACGCTTATTTATCTTCATCTAATTAAAGAAGTATTAAAGAAAGGAAAGAGTGTTCTCTTTCTTCTTCCTGAAATTAATTTAACTCCTCAGTTTATGGAGACTTTTAAAAAGTATCTAGACTGCCCTGTACTTCCATATCATTCAGGAGTAACTCCTTCACATAAGAATTCAATTTGGAAGTTTTTAAAGAAGTCCGATCGTCCTGTTCTTCTAATGGGGGTACGCTCAAGTGTTTTTCTTCCTGTTGAAAATTTAGGTCTTGTTATTGTTGATGAAGAGCATGACAGCTCATTTAAACAAACAGATCGTTGTCCTTATAACGGAAGAGATGTGGCCATTAAAAAGGCCCAGCTATTTAATGCACCAGTTGTTCTTGGTAGTGCCACTCCAAGCTTAGAAAATTATTTTACGTTCACCCAACTTAAGCCCGATAATTATTTTAAGTTGGAAAAGAGGGTCGCTGGCGGTTTCCCTGAAATCGAATTATTAGATTCACGCTCTCACGGGCAGAAAAAAGATATGGATGCTCTATCGATTTGGCCTTTTGAGAAGAAGTCGATGGATATGATTAGCGAAGCTTTAGATCGTGATGAACAAGTCCTTGTCTTTGTTAATCGCCTTGGTTTTTCAAATTACCTCCAATGTCGTAGTTGTGGTTATAAATTCGAAGATCCAAATACAGGGGTTCCGCTTAGATACTTTAAAAATAAAAATATTCTTTCTAGCTCCCATTCTGATTATCAGATTCCTCGTCCTGAAATTTGTCCAGAGTGTGGAAATATGAACCTTCTCCAAAAAGGCTTTGGAACAGAGAGGTTGCAAGAAGTTCTTCAAGACTTTTATCCTCAAAAGAAGATAGAACGCTTTGATCGTGACGAAATCACAAATCTTGAAAAGCTAGAAGATAAATTGGACCGTTTTCATAAAGGCGAAATTGACATCTTTGTCGGTACACAGATGCTATCGAAAGGTCACAATTTTAAAAAAGTAAATCTCGTTCTAATACTTGGAACAGATTCAATGTTAAACTTTCCAGACTTTAGGGCCATGGAAAAAGCATATCAAATGATTGTTCAAATTCTTGGAAGAGCAGGACGTTATTCAAATCATGCTAAGGTTGCGATTCAAACGATGCTTCCTGATAATACAATGTTTGATTTTATTAAGTCACATAGCTTCAATGGCTTTTATGATTATGAATTAAATACGAGAGAATTTGGTCTCTTTCCACCATATACGAAAATGGCAAATATCCATGTTTCAGGTCGAAATCGTGAAAAGATTATTTCTGATCTAACTCATGAAATTAATAGACTACGTATGCTAATAGATAAGATGGGAATCGATGCGCAGGTTTGGGGACCGACTCCAGCAATGATTGAACGACGTGCAAATTTATTTACTTGGAGTATGACTCTTATGTGTAAAAATGGGGGAGAGTTAAACCAAGTGTTGCAAGTTTTTAGGTCTCAAAATAAAATCGATTATTCTTTTTCAGTTAAAATTGATGTCGACCCAATGGATACGTAA
- the lgt gene encoding prolipoprotein diacylglyceryl transferase, which produces MITWNVDPEIFRIGPVAVRYYSLMFILGFFIGERYCRRYLIKEKGFTTDQVSSLLNYMIAGCIIGARLGHCLFYEPGYYLSNPLEILYVWKGGLASHGGFLGVIISIYIFKKRVKDVPLLWLLDLVAAPSLMTGGFIRLGNLFNSEILGHPSNLPWAFKFVRADNIARHPAQLYEALGFFAISGVIYFLYSKFHKKWQAGRFLGLIFIGGFTWRFIVEFFKENQVAFEQGMILNMGQLLSIPLIIAGIILVFYKPVEKK; this is translated from the coding sequence ATGATTACATGGAATGTTGATCCAGAAATATTTAGGATTGGACCTGTCGCGGTTCGTTATTACTCACTTATGTTTATCCTTGGCTTCTTTATTGGCGAGCGATACTGTCGTCGCTATCTAATTAAAGAGAAAGGGTTTACAACAGATCAAGTTAGCTCCCTCTTAAATTATATGATAGCTGGTTGTATTATCGGGGCCAGACTAGGCCACTGCTTATTCTATGAGCCCGGCTACTACTTAAGTAACCCTCTCGAGATCCTCTATGTTTGGAAAGGTGGACTTGCCAGCCACGGTGGTTTCCTAGGTGTTATTATCTCTATCTATATCTTTAAGAAAAGAGTAAAGGATGTTCCACTACTTTGGCTTCTTGATCTTGTCGCTGCACCTTCATTAATGACAGGTGGTTTTATTCGCCTTGGAAATCTCTTTAACTCAGAAATCCTTGGCCATCCATCTAATCTTCCATGGGCATTTAAATTTGTCCGTGCCGATAATATTGCACGCCATCCAGCTCAATTATACGAGGCCTTAGGCTTCTTTGCTATCTCAGGTGTTATTTACTTTCTCTATTCAAAGTTTCATAAGAAATGGCAAGCGGGACGCTTTCTTGGACTTATTTTTATTGGTGGGTTCACTTGGCGATTTATTGTTGAATTCTTTAAAGAGAATCAAGTTGCCTTTGAACAAGGGATGATTCTAAATATGGGACAACTTTTGAGTATACCTCTAATTATTGCAGGTATAATTCTTGTCTTCTATAAACCAGTTGAAAAAAAATAA
- the cysS gene encoding cysteine--tRNA ligase, which produces MSLVVYNTLTKKKETFKPLEEGKVKLYLCGPTVYGPLHIGNFRGPIFFNFARNWMEHIGYDVNFVYNYTDVDDKIINKANEEGVDSLEISERYIKYFQEDFGRLGLRPHTHNPKVTDYIPQIIEYVQGIIDNGMAYVVDGEVFYETTKLDSYGELSGVNLDELNSGERVEVDERKKDPKDFVLWKPAKEGEPSWDSPWGKGRPGWHIECSAMIKSILGKSIDIHGGGIDLIFPHHENEIAQGVGCNSCKYVNYWMHNNFINMSGEKMSKSLGNIITARAFMDEYHPEVLKYIMLSTHYRSMLDVTDEKIDQAFSGSIRVYRALQVAKHAATFATNDSAKVNKKLAEELSRLDKKIEKACNDDFNTSEMMSAIYEAVKTFNALNLEKKAKDVNSAPTAIAFSEWIAKYGRMSALFAMDPEQFLNEIKEVQIRRKGIALEKVEELLAKRADARAAKDWDAADSARDELNALGIDFQESGDEVTWSVRV; this is translated from the coding sequence GTGTCACTAGTAGTTTACAATACTTTAACAAAGAAGAAAGAAACTTTTAAGCCGTTAGAAGAAGGCAAAGTTAAGCTCTACCTTTGTGGTCCAACGGTTTACGGGCCGCTTCATATTGGAAACTTTAGAGGGCCAATCTTCTTTAATTTTGCCCGCAATTGGATGGAGCATATCGGTTACGATGTAAACTTCGTTTATAATTACACTGATGTTGATGACAAGATCATTAATAAGGCAAATGAAGAAGGCGTTGATTCACTTGAGATCTCAGAGCGCTATATTAAATATTTCCAAGAAGACTTTGGCCGTCTAGGACTACGTCCTCATACTCATAACCCGAAGGTTACAGATTATATTCCTCAAATTATTGAGTACGTTCAAGGCATAATCGATAATGGTATGGCCTATGTTGTTGACGGAGAAGTTTTCTACGAGACAACAAAGCTAGATTCATATGGAGAGTTATCGGGCGTAAATCTAGACGAATTAAATTCGGGAGAGCGAGTCGAAGTCGACGAGCGCAAAAAAGATCCAAAGGATTTTGTTCTTTGGAAGCCTGCCAAAGAAGGTGAACCATCATGGGATTCTCCATGGGGCAAAGGTCGTCCAGGTTGGCACATTGAATGTTCTGCCATGATCAAATCTATCCTTGGTAAATCAATTGATATCCACGGTGGTGGAATCGATTTAATTTTCCCACACCATGAAAACGAGATTGCTCAAGGTGTTGGATGTAATTCATGTAAGTATGTAAATTATTGGATGCATAATAACTTCATCAATATGAGTGGAGAGAAGATGAGTAAGTCCCTTGGGAATATCATCACTGCTCGCGCATTCATGGATGAGTATCATCCAGAAGTTTTAAAATATATTATGCTTTCAACTCACTATCGCTCAATGCTTGATGTGACTGATGAGAAGATTGATCAAGCCTTTAGCGGATCAATTAGAGTTTATCGTGCACTTCAAGTTGCAAAGCATGCAGCAACTTTTGCGACAAATGATTCAGCTAAAGTTAATAAGAAGTTAGCAGAAGAATTGTCACGTCTTGATAAGAAAATTGAAAAGGCTTGTAATGATGATTTCAATACTAGTGAGATGATGTCAGCAATTTATGAAGCCGTTAAAACTTTCAATGCCCTTAATCTTGAAAAGAAGGCAAAGGATGTAAATTCTGCTCCAACTGCAATTGCCTTTTCTGAATGGATAGCAAAGTATGGCCGTATGAGTGCTTTATTTGCAATGGACCCTGAGCAGTTCTTAAATGAGATTAAAGAAGTTCAAATCAGAAGAAAGGGGATTGCCCTAGAAAAGGTTGAAGAGCTTCTTGCTAAACGTGCTGATGCTCGTGCTGCTAAGGACTGGGATGCCGCTGATTCTGCTCGTGATGAGTTAAATGCTCTTGGAATTGATTTCCAAGAAAGTGGTGACGAGGTCACTTGGTCTGTTCGTGTTTAA
- a CDS encoding dihydroorotase yields MEFDLIIKNGTLHSSQKSWQEDIGIKDAKIVKLAKFSDEELSKADKVIDAQGLDILPGLIDSQVHFREPGLTHKEDIVHGSKAAVLGGICTFFEMPNTKPATTTVEATQVKVDIARETSYANFGFFIGASGKNLDELIKSQDMVGCSGVKIFLGSSTGDLLLYDTDKLVEIFKTLDCHISVHSESEERLHANVAIRDNANGDVHAHYKWRDAQTALESTKMIIEVAKKAGRKVHILHLTTKDEIEFLKDQKEHCTIEVTPQHLTLFAPDIYDKIGTLAQMNPPIRTKDHTDGLWEGLKNGVIDVFGSDHAPHTLEEKDQPYPKSPSGMPGVQTMLPVMLTHVQAGRLKLEDIITYLAENPAKLFKLNKGFIKEGMDGDLTILDMKKKFTIKNEDQASKVGWTPFDGMEVQGTPTYTIVSGQVAMDHGKAIKVQAQPIVRGK; encoded by the coding sequence ATGGAATTCGACTTAATCATCAAAAACGGAACTCTACACTCATCACAAAAAAGCTGGCAAGAAGATATCGGAATAAAGGACGCCAAGATAGTTAAATTAGCTAAATTTAGTGATGAAGAGCTTTCAAAAGCAGATAAAGTCATTGACGCGCAGGGACTCGATATCCTACCAGGACTTATCGACTCACAGGTCCACTTTCGCGAACCTGGTCTCACTCACAAAGAAGATATCGTTCACGGCTCAAAAGCTGCTGTCTTAGGTGGTATTTGTACCTTCTTTGAAATGCCAAATACAAAGCCGGCAACAACAACAGTTGAAGCAACGCAGGTCAAAGTTGATATCGCCCGCGAGACTTCATATGCCAACTTCGGCTTCTTCATTGGAGCAAGTGGAAAGAACCTTGATGAGCTTATCAAATCACAAGACATGGTTGGGTGCTCTGGGGTAAAGATCTTCCTAGGAAGCTCAACTGGGGACCTACTCCTTTATGATACAGATAAATTAGTTGAGATCTTTAAAACTCTTGATTGTCATATTTCAGTTCATAGTGAAAGTGAAGAAAGACTTCACGCTAACGTTGCCATTCGTGACAATGCCAATGGAGATGTTCACGCACATTATAAGTGGCGTGATGCCCAGACTGCTTTAGAGTCAACAAAAATGATTATCGAGGTGGCCAAGAAAGCTGGTCGCAAGGTTCATATTCTCCACCTCACAACAAAAGATGAAATTGAATTTTTAAAAGATCAAAAAGAGCATTGTACAATTGAGGTCACTCCTCAACACCTGACTCTCTTTGCACCAGATATTTATGACAAGATTGGAACGCTTGCTCAAATGAATCCACCAATTCGCACAAAGGACCATACAGATGGCCTATGGGAAGGTTTAAAAAATGGTGTGATTGATGTCTTTGGAAGTGATCACGCTCCTCACACTCTTGAAGAAAAAGATCAGCCATATCCTAAATCACCTTCAGGAATGCCAGGTGTGCAAACGATGCTACCAGTGATGCTAACTCATGTTCAAGCTGGACGACTTAAACTTGAAGATATCATCACTTACCTAGCAGAAAATCCAGCAAAACTCTTTAAGCTCAATAAGGGCTTTATCAAAGAAGGGATGGATGGAGATCTCACAATTCTTGATATGAAGAAGAAGTTCACAATTAAGAATGAGGATCAGGCTTCTAAAGTTGGTTGGACACCATTTGATGGAATGGAAGTTCAAGGAACGCCAACATACACGATTGTAAGCGGACAAGTTGCCATGGATCACGGCAAGGCCATTAAAGTTCAGGCCCAGCCGATCGTTCGAGGGAAGTAG
- a CDS encoding PH domain-containing protein, translating into MRYRSKLDPIVSIVLLLPIANAIFRLVSFYLASSIIDQGSLIFIFIYGIVLSLIYFGIIYEIKDDELIVSNLFIKTRMPIASIKLIKKSKNFLAAPALSLDRIKIVSDEKWVLISPVKKEELIKQLKRINPLIDLQL; encoded by the coding sequence ATGCGCTATCGAAGCAAGCTCGACCCTATTGTTTCCATCGTTCTTCTGCTGCCAATAGCTAATGCGATATTTAGACTAGTGTCGTTCTATCTTGCTAGTTCAATAATAGATCAAGGTTCTTTAATTTTTATTTTTATCTATGGAATCGTTTTAAGTTTAATATATTTTGGAATAATTTATGAAATTAAAGATGATGAGCTAATTGTTTCAAATCTTTTTATCAAGACTCGAATGCCAATTGCTTCAATTAAATTAATTAAGAAGTCTAAGAACTTTTTAGCTGCTCCCGCACTTTCACTTGATCGCATAAAGATTGTAAGTGATGAAAAATGGGTTTTAATTTCGCCAGTAAAAAAAGAAGAACTCATAAAACAACTCAAAAGAATCAATCCATTGATTGATCTTCAATTATGA
- a CDS encoding arsenate reductase ArsC codes for MKKNILFLCTGNSCRSQMAEGWGKALNGNKYNFYSAGTKKHGLNPYAVAVMKEAGVDISNHESKTTDEIKEKMDIVITVCSDANENCPYFPGGKIIHIGFDDPPRLTKDLSDEEEILKIYRRVRDEIKEVIINLEERI; via the coding sequence ATGAAAAAGAATATCTTATTCCTATGTACGGGGAATTCGTGTCGCTCTCAGATGGCCGAAGGTTGGGGCAAAGCGCTCAATGGCAACAAGTATAACTTCTACTCCGCTGGAACAAAGAAGCATGGCCTTAATCCTTATGCCGTAGCTGTCATGAAAGAAGCAGGCGTTGATATTTCAAATCATGAATCAAAAACAACGGATGAAATAAAAGAGAAAATGGATATTGTCATCACAGTATGTAGTGACGCAAATGAAAACTGTCCCTACTTTCCTGGTGGCAAGATCATACACATCGGTTTCGATGATCCTCCTCGCCTCACTAAAGACCTTAGTGACGAAGAAGAGATTCTTAAGATTTACCGACGCGTTCGCGACGAAATAAAAGAAGTGATTATTAATTTAGAAGAGAGAATATAA